A stretch of the Polaribacter pacificus genome encodes the following:
- the rseP gene encoding RIP metalloprotease RseP: MEILIKASQFILSLSLLIVLHELGHFIPAKLFKTRVEKFYLFFDYKFSLVKKKVGDTVYGIGWIPLGGYVKISGMIDESMDTEQMKQPAQPWEFRSKPAWQRLIIMLGGVIVNFILGIFIYIMLMYTYGENFLPNDNVKGGVWVQDQLGTDLGLKNGDKILSIDGNSVRKFNSLPVEFINGNNYTIERNGQVIEKEIPIDFISKLIERGKNEGSFILPRYPFMVGALSKDSPNLKSGLATKDIITAINGVSITYFDEAQKHLEGLKGQDIEISVKRSNKTLNLPVKVTEDGALGVSLARLSVSDLEKLGYYELENNQFTFAEAIPAGANKAYETLAGYIKQLKKIFNPSTGAYKGLGGFISIGSIFPSEWSAESFWNITAFLSIMLGFMNLLPIPALDGGHVVFTLWEMITGKKPGDKFLEYAQIAGFFLLIILLLFANGNDIYRWLFK; encoded by the coding sequence ATGGAAATACTGATAAAGGCATCTCAATTTATTTTAAGTTTATCGCTCTTAATCGTTCTGCATGAATTGGGGCATTTTATCCCAGCAAAACTCTTTAAAACAAGAGTAGAAAAATTCTACTTATTTTTTGATTATAAGTTTTCTTTGGTAAAAAAGAAAGTTGGAGATACGGTATACGGTATTGGTTGGATTCCTTTAGGTGGTTATGTTAAGATCTCTGGAATGATCGATGAAAGCATGGACACCGAGCAAATGAAACAACCTGCACAACCCTGGGAGTTTAGATCTAAACCAGCTTGGCAACGATTGATTATCATGTTGGGTGGTGTGATCGTTAATTTTATCTTGGGTATTTTTATCTATATCATGTTAATGTACACCTATGGCGAAAACTTTTTACCTAATGATAATGTAAAAGGTGGTGTTTGGGTACAAGATCAATTAGGTACCGATTTGGGCCTTAAAAACGGAGATAAGATTCTAAGTATTGACGGTAATTCAGTTCGAAAATTTAACAGCCTACCTGTAGAATTCATCAACGGAAACAACTATACCATTGAAAGAAATGGTCAAGTTATCGAAAAAGAAATCCCAATCGACTTTATCTCAAAATTAATAGAACGCGGTAAAAACGAAGGTTCTTTTATTTTACCAAGATATCCTTTTATGGTAGGAGCTCTTTCTAAAGACTCTCCAAATTTAAAAAGTGGTTTGGCTACTAAAGATATTATTACTGCTATTAACGGTGTCTCTATTACTTATTTTGATGAAGCTCAAAAGCATCTAGAAGGTCTAAAAGGACAAGACATTGAGATTAGCGTTAAACGATCAAATAAAACCCTTAATCTACCTGTAAAAGTTACAGAAGATGGAGCCTTGGGTGTTTCCCTGGCAAGATTGTCTGTATCTGACTTAGAAAAGCTTGGTTATTACGAATTGGAAAACAATCAATTTACTTTTGCCGAAGCGATTCCTGCCGGAGCCAATAAAGCTTATGAAACCTTAGCGGGCTACATTAAACAATTGAAAAAAATATTTAATCCAAGCACTGGTGCTTATAAAGGATTAGGAGGCTTTATCTCTATCGGGAGCATCTTTCCTTCTGAGTGGAGCGCAGAATCTTTTTGGAACATCACAGCCTTTTTGTCTATCATGTTAGGGTTTATGAATTTATTGCCAATCCCTGCATTAGATGGAGGTCATGTGGTATTTACCCTTTGGGAAATGATTACCGGAAAAAAACCAGGAGATAAGTTTTTAGAATATGCTCAAATCGCAGGTTTTTTCTTATTAATTATCCTGCTGCTCTTTGCCAACGGAAACGATATATATCGATGGCTCTTTAAATAA
- a CDS encoding SCO family protein yields MKSFSFKKSLPFIIIAVVLSVISLIVFYNLLSVDKRLPIYSPSDVNPKLVDASVKHIRVNHEIAAFNLTNQNGEQITQKDYDGKIYIADFFFTRCQTICIAMAYNMSELQSYYKNDDDIMFLSHSVTPVMDSVPVLKAYAENKGVIDGKWNVTTGSKKHIYELARKSYFAVLDEGNGDEDDFIHTEQFILVDKERRIRGYYDGTDKEEMKKLISDVALLKEEYQKKK; encoded by the coding sequence ATGAAATCGTTTTCTTTTAAGAAATCACTACCATTTATCATCATAGCGGTGGTTCTATCGGTAATTTCACTGATTGTTTTTTACAATTTATTGTCTGTTGATAAACGACTGCCTATTTACAGCCCTTCTGATGTAAACCCGAAGTTGGTTGATGCCTCTGTAAAGCATATTCGAGTAAATCATGAGATCGCAGCATTTAACTTGACCAATCAAAATGGAGAGCAGATTACCCAAAAAGATTACGATGGTAAAATTTACATCGCTGATTTTTTCTTTACCCGTTGTCAGACCATCTGTATTGCGATGGCATACAATATGAGTGAGCTTCAATCTTACTATAAAAATGATGATGACATTATGTTTTTATCACATTCCGTAACTCCAGTAATGGACAGCGTACCTGTGTTAAAAGCCTATGCAGAAAACAAAGGTGTTATTGATGGCAAGTGGAACGTAACCACGGGTTCTAAAAAGCATATTTATGAGCTGGCTAGAAAAAGCTACTTTGCTGTTTTAGATGAAGGCAATGGAGACGAAGATGATTTTATTCATACCGAGCAATTTATTTTAGTAGATAAAGAACGCAGGATTCGAGGATATTATGACGGTACAGACAAAGAAGAAATGAAAAAACTTATTTCAGACGTCGCTTTGTTAAAAGAAGAATATCAAAAAAAGAAATAA
- a CDS encoding FeoA family protein, with the protein MDTIASLLIGEVGIITEDALDNIPLKLLEMGCLPGAEVVILQIAPLKDPLYICVNGSHLAIRKEMAAQIRVVKSE; encoded by the coding sequence TTGGACACAATTGCAAGCTTATTAATTGGAGAGGTAGGAATCATCACAGAAGATGCTTTGGATAATATTCCTCTAAAACTATTAGAAATGGGATGTTTGCCAGGAGCAGAGGTTGTTATTTTGCAAATAGCTCCGCTTAAAGATCCCTTATATATTTGTGTAAACGGAAGTCACTTAGCCATTCGTAAAGAAATGGCAGCACAAATAAGAGTGGTAAAAAGTGAATAA